One window of Prochlorococcus marinus XMU1405 genomic DNA carries:
- a CDS encoding ABC-F family ATP-binding cassette domain-containing protein, translating into MIRFEGVSKIYSTDVVLKNISWEIKKGEKVGLVGSNGAGKSTQFKILIGDEEQTSGTIIKEGNPKIAHLKQEFDCNLNFSVRQELESSFKDIQIVAIKLLEIENKMKSLDIKKNSDELEIFVNQLAKYQAKFEALGGYKMQSDVEKILPKLGFSIEDADKLVGNFSGGWQMKVALGKIILQKPDLLLLDEPTNHLDLETIFWLEEYLSSLKIAVIIISHDRYFLDKLCKKIIFVDRGISETYNGNYSFFVEQKSLNEESQNKAYQLQQKEIELQKRYIDRFRASATRSSQAKSREKQLKKISKIEAPIAKSKSPVFNFPDCPRSGKLVLNIKNLSHSFQDKILFLDINLKISSGEKIAILGPNGCGKSTLLKIIMKKISPEIGEINLGKHNIITSYYEQNQAEALSLDQRVIDLICNKSPEWSQKKVRTFLGGFGFQNETVFKYIKQLSGGEKARLALALMIINPSNFLLLDEPTNHLDLQSKENLELAIKNYKGSLLIISHDRYFISKVANRIIEIKDSKLFSYDGNYEYFLEKTQSQKI; encoded by the coding sequence GTGATTAGATTTGAAGGTGTAAGCAAAATTTATTCTACAGATGTTGTTTTAAAAAATATTAGTTGGGAGATTAAGAAAGGAGAAAAAGTTGGCTTAGTTGGTTCTAATGGCGCAGGTAAATCAACCCAATTTAAGATTTTAATTGGAGACGAAGAGCAAACAAGTGGAACGATCATCAAAGAGGGAAATCCTAAAATTGCCCATTTAAAGCAAGAGTTTGATTGTAATTTGAATTTTTCAGTGAGACAGGAATTAGAAAGTTCTTTTAAAGATATACAAATTGTTGCGATTAAACTTTTAGAAATTGAGAATAAAATGAAATCGTTGGATATAAAAAAAAATTCCGATGAACTTGAAATATTTGTAAATCAACTCGCAAAATATCAAGCAAAATTTGAAGCTTTAGGTGGTTATAAAATGCAATCTGATGTAGAAAAAATATTACCAAAATTAGGTTTTTCTATAGAAGATGCTGATAAATTAGTTGGCAATTTCTCAGGTGGTTGGCAGATGAAAGTTGCACTTGGAAAAATAATCTTACAAAAACCTGATTTACTTCTATTGGATGAACCAACCAATCATTTAGATTTAGAAACTATTTTTTGGCTGGAAGAATATCTATCATCGCTTAAAATTGCAGTTATAATAATCAGCCATGATAGATATTTCTTAGATAAATTATGTAAAAAAATAATTTTTGTAGATAGAGGAATATCTGAAACATATAATGGGAACTATTCTTTTTTTGTCGAACAGAAATCTTTGAATGAAGAATCACAAAATAAGGCATATCAATTACAACAAAAAGAAATTGAGTTACAGAAGAGGTATATAGATAGATTTAGAGCTAGTGCAACTAGAAGTTCTCAAGCAAAGAGTAGAGAAAAACAATTAAAAAAGATTTCTAAAATTGAGGCTCCCATAGCAAAATCAAAAAGTCCTGTTTTTAATTTTCCAGATTGCCCTCGCTCAGGAAAATTAGTTCTAAATATCAAAAATTTATCTCATAGTTTCCAGGATAAAATTCTTTTTTTAGATATTAATTTAAAGATTTCTTCTGGGGAGAAAATAGCAATATTAGGACCTAATGGCTGTGGCAAATCTACATTGCTTAAAATTATTATGAAAAAAATATCTCCTGAAATTGGAGAAATTAATCTTGGTAAACATAATATAATTACTAGCTATTATGAACAGAATCAGGCTGAAGCACTTTCACTTGACCAAAGGGTTATTGATTTAATATGTAATAAGTCTCCAGAATGGTCCCAAAAAAAAGTTAGAACATTTTTAGGGGGTTTTGGCTTTCAAAATGAAACTGTTTTTAAATATATTAAACAACTCAGTGGGGGAGAAAAAGCAAGATTAGCATTGGCGCTCATGATTATTAATCCTAGTAATTTCCTTCTTTTGGACGAACCAACTAATCATTTGGATCTGCAATCTAAGGAAAACTTAGAATTAGCAATTAAAAATTATAAAGGTTCATTATTAATCATTTCTCATGATCGGTATTTTATTTCAAAGGTTGCAAATAGAATTATTGAAATTAAAGATTCAAAGTTATTTTCATATGATGGTAATTACGAATATTTTTTAGAAAAAACTCAAAGCCAAAAAATTTGA
- a CDS encoding trypsin-like peptidase domain-containing protein, with protein MKRYIQKLLLIVSLIPVGITYPAKVISQPLSKPKINEDSLFSNKSFITKAVERTGSAVVTIDTQRYVKKRNFPRNSQLFIDPYFERFFGLDLPNENRPRIEQNQGSGFIFADGLVMTNAHVVNRSDKVIVGLTNGKKLNAKLIGQDSFTDLAVLKIEGKGPWPKAKLGDSAKIKVGDWAIAVGNPFGLENTVTLGIISNLNRNVTQLGIYDKKLELIQTDAAINPGNSGGPLLNRDGEVIGINTLIRSGPGAGLSFAIPINKAKEIAYQLLNNGKVIHPMIGISLIEESISERINNVVKVGYVVPNSPAEKSGIKVDDILIKIGNKDIESASDVIEQISKNGIKKQVNILLKRKNKFVNLKVLPTDITNLQNN; from the coding sequence TTGAAAAGATACATCCAAAAGCTATTACTAATCGTTTCATTAATTCCAGTAGGCATTACATATCCTGCAAAAGTTATATCCCAACCATTAAGCAAACCAAAAATTAATGAAGATAGTTTATTTTCAAACAAATCTTTTATAACCAAAGCTGTAGAAAGAACCGGTTCAGCTGTGGTGACAATTGATACTCAAAGATATGTTAAAAAAAGAAATTTTCCAAGAAATTCTCAACTATTTATAGACCCATATTTTGAAAGATTTTTTGGATTAGATTTGCCTAATGAAAATCGACCGAGGATAGAGCAAAACCAAGGAAGTGGATTCATATTTGCAGATGGACTTGTAATGACCAATGCTCATGTAGTGAATAGATCAGATAAGGTAATTGTTGGTTTAACCAATGGCAAAAAATTAAACGCTAAACTGATTGGTCAAGACTCTTTTACTGATTTAGCTGTGCTAAAGATTGAAGGGAAAGGGCCTTGGCCAAAAGCAAAATTGGGCGATTCTGCAAAGATTAAAGTTGGTGATTGGGCTATAGCAGTTGGAAATCCATTCGGACTGGAAAACACAGTTACTCTTGGTATTATTAGTAATTTAAATAGAAACGTAACTCAATTAGGAATATATGATAAAAAACTTGAACTGATACAAACAGACGCTGCTATTAATCCTGGCAATTCTGGAGGTCCACTGTTGAATAGAGATGGAGAAGTTATTGGTATTAATACGTTGATAAGATCAGGTCCAGGAGCGGGTTTGAGTTTCGCAATCCCAATTAATAAAGCTAAGGAAATTGCCTATCAACTTTTAAACAATGGAAAAGTAATACATCCTATGATTGGAATTAGCCTAATAGAAGAAAGTATTTCTGAGAGAATAAATAATGTCGTAAAAGTTGGATATGTAGTACCAAATAGTCCCGCTGAAAAAAGTGGAATCAAGGTAGATGATATTTTAATTAAAATAGGCAATAAAGATATTGAATCCGCATCAGACGTAATAGAACAAATTAGTAAAAATGGTATCAAAAAACAAGTAAATATATTATTGAAGCGTAAAAATAAATTTGTTAACTTAAAAGTATTACCAACTGATATTACTAATCTACAAAATAACTAA
- a CDS encoding DUF2973 domain-containing protein produces the protein MTILFPIIYSAALTYLVWKAFKVMSNGWGISDNKNKRFSTSSFQQKKYTIHPELLDKSGNITEEELLTVRFSNDNDSTLEEKGSTTD, from the coding sequence ATGACTATCCTATTTCCGATTATATATTCTGCGGCCTTAACTTATTTAGTGTGGAAAGCTTTTAAAGTAATGTCTAATGGCTGGGGCATATCAGATAATAAAAATAAACGTTTCAGTACTTCCAGTTTTCAACAAAAAAAGTACACAATACATCCAGAACTCTTAGATAAATCAGGTAATATAACAGAAGAAGAGTTATTAACAGTAAGGTTTTCGAATGATAATGACTCTACATTAGAAGAAAAAGGTTCAACAACTGATTAA
- a CDS encoding high light inducible protein: MNKDNQPRFGFVNFAETWNGRMAMMGILIGLGTELITGQSILRQIGIG, encoded by the coding sequence ATGAATAAAGACAATCAACCAAGATTCGGCTTTGTAAATTTTGCAGAAACTTGGAATGGCCGTATGGCAATGATGGGTATTTTGATTGGTCTTGGTACTGAACTAATTACTGGACAAAGTATTCTTAGACAAATTGGAATAGGTTAG
- a CDS encoding YihY/virulence factor BrkB family protein — MQRSSTWILKSLWGACERWSKSDCVDLSAAFAYYTLQSFFPILLISLSIASWFLGKQEGLDQQIISIAAQLLPPSVVELVETTLFNLIDQGFGAGILGAMFLLFTAGNAYLSLQRGSDRLWEDEIPSKKVSAAWKVQASKFLRNRIEAFLIVFFIGFLMVLDQISANLRMIPSNVLENLSQSNNLVSDLLVKLPLLQVGQFAIPLIGFSLMALLLQALLPSRKVPLKPLLPGSFLIGIGLTTLNLAVSKSILSLGVRFQAYGFIGGFLVLTLWVWLLGVILYFGQCWSVVIASMTLVNKKRNYR, encoded by the coding sequence ATGCAGAGAAGCTCAACATGGATTCTGAAAAGTTTATGGGGAGCCTGTGAGCGATGGAGCAAATCTGATTGTGTTGATTTAAGCGCTGCATTTGCATACTACACACTTCAATCATTTTTTCCTATTCTTCTGATTTCTCTTTCCATAGCTTCATGGTTCCTAGGAAAACAAGAAGGATTAGATCAACAAATAATTTCTATTGCAGCTCAACTTTTACCTCCTTCAGTAGTTGAGTTAGTAGAAACAACATTATTTAATTTGATAGATCAAGGTTTTGGGGCAGGTATTCTAGGGGCTATGTTTTTGCTTTTTACAGCAGGAAATGCATATCTATCTCTTCAAAGAGGCTCAGATAGGCTTTGGGAAGACGAAATTCCATCTAAAAAAGTTAGTGCTGCTTGGAAAGTACAAGCTTCAAAGTTTCTCAGAAATAGAATTGAAGCCTTTTTAATCGTATTCTTTATTGGTTTTTTAATGGTACTAGACCAGATTAGTGCAAATCTTAGAATGATCCCAAGTAACGTTTTAGAAAATCTTTCACAATCTAATAATCTTGTTTCTGATTTATTAGTAAAGTTGCCGCTATTACAAGTTGGTCAGTTTGCAATACCACTAATTGGATTTTCTTTAATGGCTCTTTTATTACAAGCCCTCTTACCCAGTAGGAAAGTTCCACTAAAACCACTTTTACCAGGATCTTTCCTTATTGGAATTGGTCTTACCACTTTAAACCTTGCAGTAAGTAAAAGTATTCTCTCACTTGGAGTAAGATTTCAAGCATACGGTTTTATTGGAGGTTTTCTTGTACTTACTTTGTGGGTATGGCTATTAGGAGTGATTTTATATTTTGGACAGTGTTGGAGCGTCGTTATTGCTAGTATGACGTTAGTAAATAAAAAAAGAAATTATAGATAA
- a CDS encoding inositol monophosphatase family protein has translation MNPSNLTNKQLGELDSLFELVSQRQIKDFGNISASNKADGSLLTSCDLWSDQTIVDGLASIAPGEGVLSEEGQKLIPNSKAYWVVDPLDGTTNFAAGIPYWSISVARFVDGKPQSSFLIIPTLKKKFVSIKGKGVWLNNQKIDPKQNNHQSECISLCSRSIKILQKKPNSVFPGKIRLLGVSSLNLTSVAMGQTFGAIESTPKIWDIAAAWLLLEELNCSIEWLETNPLNLVSGGDLSDVNFPLIACRSMEKVEILKPWGNLLLEK, from the coding sequence ATGAATCCATCAAATTTAACTAATAAGCAATTAGGTGAATTAGATTCTTTATTTGAATTAGTTAGTCAGCGCCAGATAAAAGATTTTGGCAATATTAGTGCCAGCAATAAAGCAGACGGATCATTATTAACAAGTTGTGATTTGTGGAGTGACCAAACAATCGTAGATGGGCTAGCTTCAATAGCTCCAGGTGAAGGCGTCCTTAGTGAAGAAGGGCAAAAGTTAATTCCAAACTCAAAGGCTTATTGGGTGGTTGATCCACTAGATGGGACAACAAATTTTGCTGCGGGCATTCCTTACTGGTCTATATCAGTGGCAAGGTTTGTTGATGGCAAACCACAATCTTCTTTTTTAATAATTCCTACATTGAAAAAAAAGTTTGTATCAATTAAAGGTAAAGGGGTTTGGTTAAATAACCAGAAAATAGATCCCAAACAAAATAATCATCAAAGTGAATGTATTTCTTTGTGTAGTAGATCTATAAAAATTTTACAAAAAAAACCAAATTCAGTATTTCCTGGAAAAATCAGACTCTTAGGTGTATCGAGTTTAAATCTAACGAGTGTAGCAATGGGACAAACTTTCGGAGCCATAGAATCAACTCCCAAGATATGGGATATTGCAGCGGCCTGGCTGCTATTAGAAGAACTAAATTGCTCTATAGAGTGGTTAGAAACAAATCCTTTGAATTTAGTTTCAGGAGGAGACTTGAGTGATGTTAATTTTCCATTAATTGCTTGTAGATCTATGGAAAAAGTTGAAATTTTAAAGCCATGGGGGAATTTATTATTGGAAAAATAG
- a CDS encoding TolC family protein has protein sequence MLRKVISPFLILPFALNINPSNVIARETKNNIDKVLEEKSNKPFISYKEIDLIVLDNQELKSLENLVTSAKFNLSSQIAQKYPSLDFQANGLPKYTSGKTYNSNSETLKTSQFTANPSLTIKWDLIDPVRGSEIEIANDNYKIAENNYEIKKKDLIQEARKRYHKYQKSYQDIQNKKFALDLSFTSLDNAKAKLDSGVGTKFEVLEAEAQLSRDKQSLNEKKIEHEINKISLKEVLNLEGDFEISNEQNIIGFWNHKLNKNINTGLDQNLSLKNILLQESIKKSQAKSFLSQNKPNIYISNTLSSTFSRGDSLSTNIDSEKTGSDYTNTISLNFAWSIFNGGQNKKSYNSKIADAKSEKYAFKNLKNVLTTNISKAYLNLKLNEEKIISSLKEIESSKESVRLSRLRYDVGISTLKDVLVRQTELSNAKSKNINALYNYNLNLDELERLTFLEISNTCLENNKIKNNTSICNI, from the coding sequence ATGCTTAGAAAAGTAATAAGCCCGTTCCTAATTTTGCCTTTTGCACTAAATATCAACCCCTCAAATGTAATTGCGAGAGAAACCAAAAACAATATAGATAAAGTTTTAGAAGAAAAATCAAATAAGCCTTTTATTAGTTATAAAGAAATAGATCTAATTGTCTTAGATAATCAAGAGTTAAAATCACTTGAAAATTTAGTGACTTCTGCAAAATTTAATCTCTCAAGTCAGATTGCTCAAAAATATCCATCTTTGGATTTTCAAGCGAATGGATTACCGAAATATACATCAGGTAAAACATATAACAGTAATTCAGAAACTTTAAAAACATCACAATTTACAGCTAATCCTTCTCTCACTATTAAATGGGACTTAATCGACCCTGTTAGAGGATCGGAAATTGAAATTGCCAATGATAATTACAAAATTGCAGAAAATAATTATGAGATTAAAAAGAAAGATTTAATTCAAGAAGCAAGAAAAAGGTATCACAAATACCAGAAATCATATCAGGATATTCAAAATAAAAAATTTGCACTTGATTTGTCATTTACAAGTTTAGATAACGCTAAGGCAAAGTTAGATTCAGGAGTCGGTACAAAATTTGAAGTTCTTGAGGCAGAAGCTCAATTATCTCGAGATAAACAATCTCTTAATGAAAAGAAAATTGAACATGAAATCAATAAAATTTCCCTCAAAGAGGTTCTTAACTTAGAGGGAGATTTTGAAATTAGTAATGAGCAAAATATAATAGGTTTTTGGAATCATAAATTGAATAAAAACATTAATACAGGCTTAGATCAAAATCTTTCCTTAAAAAACATTCTTCTACAAGAATCTATTAAAAAGAGTCAAGCAAAAAGTTTTTTATCTCAAAATAAGCCAAATATTTATATTAGCAACACACTCTCTAGCACATTTTCTAGGGGTGACTCATTATCTACTAATATTGACTCTGAAAAAACTGGATCTGACTATACAAATACAATAAGTCTCAATTTCGCATGGAGTATATTTAATGGAGGACAGAATAAGAAATCTTATAATTCAAAAATAGCAGATGCAAAATCTGAAAAATATGCCTTTAAAAATCTGAAAAATGTTTTAACTACAAATATTAGTAAAGCCTATTTAAATCTGAAATTGAATGAAGAAAAAATAATTTCATCTCTAAAAGAAATTGAATCTAGTAAAGAGTCTGTAAGGCTTTCTAGACTTAGATATGATGTTGGTATATCAACTCTAAAGGATGTTCTTGTCAGACAAACTGAATTGAGTAACGCGAAATCAAAAAATATTAATGCTCTTTATAATTACAATCTGAATTTAGATGAATTAGAAAGATTAACTTTTCTAGAAATAAGTAATACTTGTTTAGAAAATAATAAAATTAAAAATAATACATCTATTTGCAATATATAA
- a CDS encoding TIGR03279 family radical SAM protein — translation MWQELNYNQDSDDLLVPNLTYKVSPAEIESIEANSIAQEIGFESGDSIISINGKKPRDLIDYQILISEEILDISVLDKNQEIHNISIEKDQDINLGINFKDALFDSIKQCNNRCPFCFIDQQPSGKRKSLYIKDDDYRLSFLYGSYLTLTNLKKEDWERIATQKLSPLFISVHATDPTTRKKLLKNKKAGVILDQISWFEKNSIQIHAQIVVCPNINDREILEKSIFELAEFYKKTSQTVLSVAIVPVGLTKFRPENDGLQSISSEYALKTIEQVEKIQASLQRNLGTRFCWLADEWYLIAGRNLPSYKTYENMPQESNGVGSIRSFLKNINEKTKKLPKKIKKPKKVSWIVGKLVYEALTPSVKKLNLIEGLKINLYGLPSIYWGQEQVVTGLLTGEDLISGLQNKDLGEAIYIPSIMLKVNTDLFLDDKNIKEVENQLGTRIHVLDDSNDIIDTLIGKSNKTNTSKNA, via the coding sequence GTGTGGCAAGAACTTAATTATAATCAAGATTCCGATGATCTTTTAGTTCCTAACCTTACCTATAAAGTAAGTCCTGCAGAAATTGAAAGTATTGAAGCTAATTCCATTGCTCAAGAAATAGGATTTGAATCAGGTGATTCAATTATTAGCATTAATGGGAAAAAACCAAGAGATTTAATTGATTATCAAATTCTCATTAGTGAAGAAATTTTAGACATATCAGTTCTAGATAAAAATCAAGAAATTCACAATATAAGTATTGAAAAAGATCAAGACATTAATTTAGGTATTAATTTTAAAGATGCATTATTCGATTCAATCAAGCAATGCAATAATAGATGTCCATTTTGTTTTATAGATCAACAGCCAAGCGGTAAAAGAAAAAGTCTTTATATAAAAGATGATGATTATAGATTAAGTTTCCTCTATGGTTCTTATTTAACCCTTACGAATTTAAAAAAAGAAGACTGGGAAAGAATTGCTACTCAAAAACTATCCCCACTTTTTATTTCAGTTCATGCCACTGATCCTACTACTAGAAAAAAATTATTAAAAAATAAAAAAGCTGGAGTAATTCTTGATCAAATTTCCTGGTTTGAAAAAAATTCTATTCAAATACATGCTCAAATTGTTGTTTGTCCCAATATTAATGACAGGGAGATTCTGGAGAAATCAATTTTTGAGCTTGCTGAATTCTACAAAAAAACTTCCCAAACAGTACTATCAGTTGCAATAGTTCCTGTAGGACTTACAAAATTTAGACCTGAAAATGATGGATTACAATCAATAAGCTCAGAATACGCTTTAAAAACAATTGAACAAGTAGAAAAAATACAAGCTTCATTACAGAGAAATCTTGGAACTCGTTTTTGTTGGCTAGCAGACGAATGGTATTTAATCGCTGGTAGAAATTTGCCTAGTTACAAAACCTACGAAAATATGCCACAAGAATCTAATGGAGTTGGCTCAATTAGAAGCTTTTTAAAAAATATAAATGAGAAGACTAAAAAATTACCCAAAAAAATAAAAAAGCCAAAAAAAGTTAGTTGGATTGTTGGTAAGTTAGTTTATGAAGCGCTAACTCCTTCAGTTAAAAAATTGAACTTAATTGAAGGATTAAAAATTAATCTATATGGTTTACCAAGTATTTATTGGGGACAAGAGCAAGTCGTTACTGGACTCCTAACTGGTGAAGATCTAATTTCAGGTCTACAAAATAAGGATTTAGGAGAAGCTATCTACATACCATCAATAATGTTAAAAGTTAATACTGATTTATTTTTAGATGATAAAAATATCAAAGAAGTAGAAAATCAATTGGGTACTCGTATTCACGTTCTTGATGATTCTAATGATATTATAGATACTCTGATTGGAAAATCTAATAAAACTAATACTTCAAAAAATGCTTAG
- a CDS encoding DUF3120 domain-containing protein translates to MKELITKNLEVKDKSNYELHKKVEPYESTFLSRPIYLRLWSSFFVILPIFVQAPWVRLEPISALCFTFVILLGVFVLYKKQSNKWFIVSSLLLGVSGSWLGGCLFWGWLSPFPILHIPVEAVVLPLALIGIGTNWKIASSFYISSLFGTAVTDITIFLIGIMDEWREVISADSETAPLILQKTSENLLQIKSLSIIVFVALLLWFISKEIFDSATTNTINGKALLVSSYVIQTTLIVDGMFIVLAILQPTFSGLV, encoded by the coding sequence TTGAAAGAATTAATTACAAAAAATTTAGAAGTGAAGGATAAATCTAACTACGAATTACATAAAAAAGTTGAACCATATGAAAGTACTTTTTTATCAAGGCCAATTTATTTAAGATTATGGTCTTCTTTTTTCGTAATTTTACCTATATTTGTTCAAGCTCCTTGGGTTAGATTAGAACCAATTAGTGCGCTTTGTTTTACTTTTGTAATTCTCTTAGGAGTTTTCGTTTTATACAAAAAACAATCAAATAAATGGTTTATAGTCAGTTCATTATTACTTGGTGTGTCAGGAAGTTGGCTTGGTGGATGTTTGTTCTGGGGATGGCTAAGTCCATTTCCTATACTTCACATCCCTGTTGAAGCGGTAGTTCTCCCTTTAGCTTTAATTGGAATTGGTACTAATTGGAAAATTGCCTCTAGTTTTTATATCTCTTCTTTATTTGGAACTGCAGTTACTGACATTACAATATTTTTAATTGGAATAATGGATGAATGGAGAGAGGTAATTTCAGCAGATTCAGAAACTGCACCTTTAATTCTTCAAAAAACCTCAGAGAATCTTCTTCAAATTAAATCATTATCTATTATTGTTTTTGTTGCACTTTTGCTTTGGTTTATTTCAAAAGAAATTTTTGATTCTGCAACTACTAATACTATTAATGGCAAAGCACTTTTGGTTTCCAGTTATGTAATTCAAACGACACTAATTGTTGATGGTATGTTTATTGTTTTAGCAATTCTGCAACCAACTTTTAGTGGATTGGTTTAA
- the nadB gene encoding L-aspartate oxidase, whose translation MLRLPFSQEPISINNWDVIVIGAGAAGLMTCLELPANLKVLLLNRNTSKISSSRWAQGGIASVVRQDDSFDLHADDTLKAGDGLCDYQAVEMLVKEAPGCVERLQNLGMIFDQSSDQLATTLEAAHSRRRVLHVKDRTGRALVEVLEDHVENKKNILHCRGVRVTELLIENEECKGVQVLDGANLYWIQSRAVVLATGGGGHLFTNTTNPAQSSGEGIALAWKAGAAIEDLEFVQFHPTALKFYGAPCFLISEALRGEGAILVDKNGESPVKNLKNRDLATRDQVSRAIMKNMHDNNVDHVGLDLRYIDPEKIVERFPTILSRCQDYGVNPLNEVIPVAPAAHYWMGGVKTDLNASSTRKGLYAVGEVASTGVHGANRLASNSLMECLVFARKMSSIVLNNPSKFEKCDRSFQKFDIQDPKEDQISQISEKIDELRKLCWSNLGVSRNKANMSKFLHNIQDDISQLQKNALLSSLEKIKFHQKIKLSERNRRALNLLLDLKNRQITTITLLKACLFREESRGGHYRDDFAAKDKNWKCHTRQQLDQKIKKRFIKN comes from the coding sequence ATGCTTAGACTTCCTTTTTCGCAAGAACCTATTTCTATTAATAATTGGGATGTAATCGTTATAGGTGCTGGAGCTGCAGGTCTTATGACTTGTCTTGAATTGCCTGCAAATTTAAAAGTCCTTCTTTTAAATAGAAATACCAGCAAGATATCTTCTAGTAGATGGGCACAAGGAGGAATAGCATCTGTTGTTAGACAAGATGATTCATTTGATCTTCATGCTGATGATACTTTAAAAGCTGGGGACGGATTATGTGATTATCAAGCAGTTGAAATGCTGGTTAAAGAAGCTCCAGGTTGTGTCGAAAGGTTGCAGAATTTAGGTATGATTTTTGATCAAAGTTCTGATCAACTAGCTACAACTTTAGAAGCTGCCCATTCTCGAAGAAGAGTATTGCATGTAAAAGATCGTACTGGAAGAGCATTAGTTGAAGTTTTAGAAGATCATGTTGAAAATAAAAAAAATATTCTTCACTGTAGAGGTGTAAGAGTAACCGAACTTCTTATAGAAAATGAAGAATGCAAAGGAGTTCAGGTTCTTGATGGAGCAAATTTATATTGGATTCAATCGAGAGCAGTTGTTTTAGCTACAGGCGGGGGTGGCCATTTATTTACTAATACAACAAATCCTGCACAATCTTCTGGAGAGGGGATTGCTCTTGCATGGAAAGCTGGTGCAGCTATCGAAGATTTAGAGTTTGTTCAATTTCATCCAACCGCTTTAAAATTTTATGGTGCACCTTGCTTTTTAATATCTGAGGCACTTAGAGGAGAAGGAGCTATCTTAGTTGATAAAAATGGTGAAAGTCCAGTTAAAAATCTTAAAAATCGTGATTTAGCTACTAGAGATCAAGTAAGTAGAGCAATTATGAAAAATATGCATGATAATAATGTAGATCATGTCGGCTTAGATCTTAGGTATATTGATCCAGAAAAAATTGTTGAGCGATTTCCCACTATCCTAAGTCGATGTCAGGATTATGGGGTTAATCCTTTAAATGAGGTTATTCCGGTAGCTCCTGCAGCTCATTATTGGATGGGAGGTGTAAAAACAGATTTAAATGCTTCTTCTACACGAAAAGGATTATATGCTGTAGGAGAAGTTGCTTCTACTGGTGTGCATGGTGCTAATAGATTGGCAAGTAATTCATTGATGGAATGTCTTGTTTTTGCAAGAAAAATGTCTTCAATTGTTTTGAATAACCCTTCTAAATTTGAAAAATGTGATAGATCATTCCAAAAATTTGATATTCAAGACCCAAAAGAAGATCAAATTTCTCAAATTTCTGAAAAAATTGATGAATTGAGAAAACTATGTTGGTCAAATTTAGGTGTATCTCGAAACAAGGCAAATATGAGTAAATTTTTACATAATATTCAAGATGATATTTCTCAATTACAAAAAAATGCTTTACTAAGTTCTCTCGAAAAAATAAAATTTCATCAAAAAATTAAACTTAGTGAGCGCAATAGAAGGGCACTTAATCTTTTACTTGATTTAAAGAATAGACAAATAACCACTATAACTTTGTTAAAAGCTTGTCTATTTAGAGAAGAGAGTAGAGGAGGCCATTATAGAGATGATTTTGCGGCTAAAGATAAAAATTGGAAATGCCATACTAGACAACAGTTAGATCAAAAAATAAAAAAAAGATTTATTAAAAATTAG